From Butyricimonas paravirosa, one genomic window encodes:
- the rpsU gene encoding 30S ribosomal protein S21, with translation MIIVPLKEGENIERALKKFKRKFEKTGVIKELRDRQAFTKPSIRNRMARMKAVYRQSLQQAEE, from the coding sequence ATGATAATTGTACCATTAAAAGAAGGCGAAAATATCGAGAGAGCACTGAAAAAATTCAAAAGAAAATTCGAAAAAACCGGCGTGATTAAAGAGCTGAGAGATCGTCAGGCTTTCACCAAACCGTCTATTAGAAATAGAATGGCCCGGATGAAGGCTGTCTATCGTCAATCTTTGCAACAAGCGGAAGAATAA